A single Streptomyces mirabilis DNA region contains:
- a CDS encoding carbohydrate ABC transporter permease codes for MSTLATTGRRRGKSKLGWNLLGLLVFVTAGFPVYWMLNTAFKPAKDAIDPDPSLFPTALTLDNFRRALDIADFWGPVGRSLIVSLSVVVIAVVVGMLAALAISRFAFRGRKIVIVGILAVQMVPLVSMIIPVFLLLNDLDQYDKLSGLVITYLTFVLPFTMWTLRGFIVNIPKELEEAAMVDGCSRTGAFIRVVFPLLAPGMVATSVYAFIQAWNEYIYALMLMSQEHQTATVWLGNFTTKHGTEYAPMMAGATMMAVPIVVLFLIVQRKMAAGLTAGAVKG; via the coding sequence ATGAGTACCCTCGCCACGACGGGCCGGCGCCGGGGGAAGTCCAAGCTCGGCTGGAACCTCCTCGGCCTCCTCGTCTTCGTCACCGCGGGCTTCCCCGTCTACTGGATGCTGAACACGGCGTTCAAGCCGGCGAAGGACGCCATCGACCCGGACCCGAGCCTGTTCCCCACGGCGCTCACGCTCGACAACTTCCGTCGCGCCCTCGACATCGCGGACTTCTGGGGTCCCGTCGGCCGCAGCCTGATCGTCTCCCTGTCGGTCGTCGTGATCGCCGTCGTGGTGGGGATGCTGGCCGCGCTCGCCATCTCGCGCTTCGCCTTCCGCGGCCGCAAGATCGTGATCGTCGGCATCCTCGCGGTCCAGATGGTCCCGCTGGTCTCCATGATCATCCCGGTCTTCCTGCTGCTCAACGACCTGGACCAGTACGACAAGCTCTCCGGCCTGGTCATCACGTACCTGACCTTCGTCCTCCCCTTCACGATGTGGACGCTGCGCGGCTTCATCGTCAACATCCCGAAGGAGCTGGAGGAGGCGGCCATGGTCGACGGCTGCTCGCGCACCGGAGCCTTCATACGGGTGGTCTTCCCGCTGCTCGCGCCCGGCATGGTCGCCACGTCCGTGTACGCGTTCATCCAGGCCTGGAACGAGTACATCTACGCCCTGATGCTCATGAGCCAGGAGCACCAGACCGCCACCGTCTGGCTCGGCAACTTCACCACCAAGCACGGCACCGAGTACGCCCCGATGATGGCCGGCGCCACGATGATGGCCGTGCCGATCGTCGTGCTCTTCCTCATCGTCCAGCGCAAGATGGCCGCGGGGCTGACCGCGGGCGCCGTGAAGGGATAA
- a CDS encoding carbohydrate ABC transporter permease — MSAADTTTPAKVPPPRQAPPPAVPKAPRRRRTSGGAAVPWALLAPCLLILALVMGYPLVRLVTLSFQKFGQSQLWGFQPAESVGFDNFSKVLGDSEFWTVVVRTIVFAGGSVVFTMVLGMLIALLLQRVSGWVKTLINIALVASWGMPIIVATTVFKWLFDSDYGVFNALLSKLPGVDMIGHNWFASGPQGLAVIMLLVVWGAVPFVVITLSAGLTQVPSELEEAARLDGAGAWGVFRYVTLPILKPIIVMLTTLSVIWDMGVFPQVFVMRGGHPEAEFQLLTTYSYDRAFVVNDYGQGSAIALLTVLLLLGVVAVYMRQMLKIGEVE, encoded by the coding sequence ATGAGTGCCGCAGACACGACCACCCCCGCCAAGGTGCCGCCGCCGCGGCAGGCACCGCCACCGGCTGTTCCCAAGGCGCCACGCAGAAGGCGGACCTCGGGCGGGGCGGCGGTCCCCTGGGCCCTGCTCGCACCCTGTCTGCTGATTCTCGCGCTGGTCATGGGCTATCCCCTGGTCCGCCTGGTCACCCTCTCCTTCCAGAAGTTCGGGCAGTCCCAGCTCTGGGGCTTCCAGCCGGCCGAGTCGGTCGGCTTCGACAACTTCAGCAAGGTGCTGGGCGACAGCGAGTTCTGGACGGTCGTCGTCCGCACGATCGTCTTCGCCGGCGGGTCCGTCGTCTTCACCATGGTCCTCGGCATGCTGATCGCGCTGCTCCTCCAGCGCGTCTCGGGCTGGGTGAAGACGCTGATCAACATCGCGCTCGTGGCCAGCTGGGGTATGCCCATCATCGTGGCCACCACCGTCTTCAAGTGGCTCTTCGACTCCGACTACGGCGTCTTCAACGCGCTGCTGAGCAAGCTGCCGGGCGTCGACATGATCGGCCACAACTGGTTCGCCAGCGGCCCCCAGGGACTGGCCGTGATCATGCTCCTGGTGGTGTGGGGCGCGGTGCCGTTCGTCGTCATCACGCTCAGCGCGGGGCTGACCCAGGTGCCGAGCGAACTGGAGGAGGCGGCCCGGCTGGACGGCGCCGGCGCGTGGGGCGTCTTCCGTTACGTCACGCTCCCGATCCTCAAGCCCATCATCGTGATGCTCACGACGCTCTCCGTCATCTGGGACATGGGCGTCTTCCCGCAGGTCTTCGTGATGCGGGGCGGCCACCCGGAGGCGGAGTTCCAACTCCTCACCACCTACTCGTACGACCGCGCCTTCGTCGTCAACGACTACGGGCAGGGGTCGGCGATCGCCCTGCTGACCGTGCTGTTGCTGCTGGGCGTGGTCGCCGTGTACATGCGTCAGATGCTGAAGATCGGAGAGGTCGAATGA